In Malus sylvestris chromosome 15, drMalSylv7.2, whole genome shotgun sequence, a single genomic region encodes these proteins:
- the LOC126603888 gene encoding probable glucan 1,3-beta-glucosidase A isoform X6, whose translation MTSNNKNATFLFLNPANYKEPNPHHDSHFRNKISKQNHPFHVDSLDGLYILAFWMLLRPAFLMELVLTKWVCAFLLCCWLFVSGVYSVEGLRGDSKVRGVNLGGWLVVEGWIKPSLFDDIPNEDMLDGTQVQLKSVTLEKYVSAENGGGMNVSVDRDIASSWETFRATLQTQLTADYPGKPGWEDNAATFEITIVANTLHGDYQLTNGYGYSKAKDILKRHRNSFITVGDFSFLYRHGINTVRIPVGWWIAYDPDPPAPFIGGTLEALDNAFSWAQAYNIKCIIDLHAAPGSQNGMEHSASRDGSTDWPNPDYISQTLHVIDFLASRYARHPALLGIELLNEPSAAAVPLDTLVSYYKQGYQIVRKYSSAAYVIVCQRIGNADPLELYQANIDSHHLVVDLHYYNLFDNFFVNMSAVDNMQFIYKSREAQLQALNSANGPLVLIGEWVNEWNVTNGSQTDYQDFGRVQLEVYNLASFGWAYWTLKNDRPHWDFEWNIKNNCLQLGNSPKNWNVNGLVLLGSAYVSFYLHNIL comes from the exons ATGACAAGCAATAACAAAAATGCTACATTTCTTTTCCTAAATCCAGCCAATTACAAAGAACCGAACCCCCATCACGATTCACATTTCCGAAACAAAATCTCCAAGCAAAACCACCCTTTTCATGTGGACTCTTTAG ATGGGTTGTATATTTTGGCTTTCTGGATGCTTTTGAGGCCAGCATTCTTGATGGAACTTGTTCTTACCAAATGGGTATGCGCATTTCTACTGTGCTGTTGGCTCTTCGTTTCTGGAGTGTACTCAG TGGAGGGATTGCGTGGGGACTCTAAAGTGAGAGGGGTGAACTTGGGAGGGTGGTTGGTTGTGGAAGGTTGGATTAAGCCTTCACTTTTTGATGACATTCCCAATGAAGACATGCTG GATGGAACACAGGTACAGCTAAAGTCAGTCACCTTGGAGAAGTACGTCTCTGCTGAAAATGGTGGAGGGATGAATGTCTCAGTTGATAGAGATATTGCATCTTCATGGGAAACCTTTAGG GCTACACTGCAAACTCAGCTAACGGCAGACTATCCGGGGAAGCCAGGATGGGAAGATAATGCAGCCACATTTGAGATTACAATTGTTGCTAACACCTTGCATGGAGATTACCAGCTTACAAATGGATATGGATACAGTAAGGCCAAAGATATTCTTAAG AGGCATAGAAACAGTTTCATCACTGTAGGAGATTTCAGTTTTCTGTATAGACATGGAATAAATACTGTGCGGATTCCTGTTGGCTGGTGGATTGCTTATGATCCTGATCCTCCTGCACCATTTATCGGTGGAACTTTGGAAGCTCTAGATAATGCATTCTCGTGGGCACA AGCCTATAATATTAAGTGCATAATTGATCTTCACGCGGCTCCTGGATCCCAGAACGGGATGGAACATAGTGCTAGTAGAGATGGTTCGACAGACTGGCCTAATCCTGATTACATTTCACAGACACTGCACGTTATAGATTTCCTAGCTTCCAG GTATGCAAGGCATCCTGCTTTGCTGGGAATCGAGCTTTTAAATGAACCATCTGCAGCCGCAGTTCCATTGGATACTTTAGTTTCGTATTACAAACAAGGCTATCAAATTGTTCGGAAATACTCATCAGCCGCTTACGTAATAGTTTGCCAAAGAATTGGCAATGCGGACCCATTGGAACTTTATCAGGCTAACATAGACTCACATCATCTAGTGGTGGATTTGCATTATTACAATCTTTTTGATAATTTCTTTGTTAATATGAGTGCTGTGGACAATATGCAATTTATATACAAGAGCAGGGAAGCTCAATTACAGGCCCTCAACAGTGCAAACGGTCCACTTGTTCTTATCG GAGAGTGGGTGAATGAATGGAACGTGACAAATGGCTCTCAGACAGATTATCAAGACTTTGGGAGGGTTCAGTTAGAGGTTTATAATTTGGCTTCCTTCGGATGGGCATACTGGACACTGAAAAACGACAGACCACACTGGGATTTTGAAtggaacatcaagaacaattgTCTCCAGTTGG GGAATTCGCCCAAAAACTGGAATGTTAACGGTCTAGTGTTGCTTGGATCAGCATATGTATCATTCTATCTGCATAATATATTGTGA
- the LOC126603888 gene encoding probable glucan 1,3-beta-glucosidase A isoform X2, producing the protein MTSNNKNATFLFLNPANYKEPNPHHDSHFRNKISKQNHPFHVDSLDGLYILAFWMLLRPAFLMELVLTKWVCAFLLCCWLFVSGVYSVEGLRGDSKVRGVNLGGWLVVEGWIKPSLFDDIPNEDMLDGTQVQLKSVTLEKYVSAENGGGMNVSVDRDIASSWETFRLWRVSESEFQFRTLQGQFLTCDGEGCFFSATAEPPPTLGTFYIERNNNGRVHIRTINGTYLQATLQTQLTADYPGKPGWEDNAATFEITIVANTLHGDYQLTNGYGYSKAKDILKRHRNSFITVGDFSFLYRHGINTVRIPVGWWIAYDPDPPAPFIGGTLEALDNAFSWAQAYNIKCIIDLHAAPGSQNGMEHSASRDGSTDWPNPDYISQTLHVIDFLASRYARHPALLGIELLNEPSAAAVPLDTLVSYYKQGYQIVRKYSSAAYVIVCQRIGNADPLELYQANIDSHHLVVDLHYYNLFDNFFVNMSAVDNMQFIYKSREAQLQALNSANGPLVLIGEWVNEWNVTNGSQTDYQDFGRVQLEVYNLASFGWAYWTLKNDRPHWDFEWNIKNNCLQEFAQKLEC; encoded by the exons ATGACAAGCAATAACAAAAATGCTACATTTCTTTTCCTAAATCCAGCCAATTACAAAGAACCGAACCCCCATCACGATTCACATTTCCGAAACAAAATCTCCAAGCAAAACCACCCTTTTCATGTGGACTCTTTAG ATGGGTTGTATATTTTGGCTTTCTGGATGCTTTTGAGGCCAGCATTCTTGATGGAACTTGTTCTTACCAAATGGGTATGCGCATTTCTACTGTGCTGTTGGCTCTTCGTTTCTGGAGTGTACTCAG TGGAGGGATTGCGTGGGGACTCTAAAGTGAGAGGGGTGAACTTGGGAGGGTGGTTGGTTGTGGAAGGTTGGATTAAGCCTTCACTTTTTGATGACATTCCCAATGAAGACATGCTG GATGGAACACAGGTACAGCTAAAGTCAGTCACCTTGGAGAAGTACGTCTCTGCTGAAAATGGTGGAGGGATGAATGTCTCAGTTGATAGAGATATTGCATCTTCATGGGAAACCTTTAGG TTATGGAGAGTTTCTGAGTCAGAATTTCAGTTTCGCACCTTGCAAGGACAGTTTCTAACATGTGATGGAGAAGGTTGCTTTTTTTCTGCAACTGCAGAACCACCTCCAACACTAGGAACCTTTTACATTGAAAGAAATAACAATGGTAGAGTTCACATCAGAACAATAAATGGCACATATTTGCAG GCTACACTGCAAACTCAGCTAACGGCAGACTATCCGGGGAAGCCAGGATGGGAAGATAATGCAGCCACATTTGAGATTACAATTGTTGCTAACACCTTGCATGGAGATTACCAGCTTACAAATGGATATGGATACAGTAAGGCCAAAGATATTCTTAAG AGGCATAGAAACAGTTTCATCACTGTAGGAGATTTCAGTTTTCTGTATAGACATGGAATAAATACTGTGCGGATTCCTGTTGGCTGGTGGATTGCTTATGATCCTGATCCTCCTGCACCATTTATCGGTGGAACTTTGGAAGCTCTAGATAATGCATTCTCGTGGGCACA AGCCTATAATATTAAGTGCATAATTGATCTTCACGCGGCTCCTGGATCCCAGAACGGGATGGAACATAGTGCTAGTAGAGATGGTTCGACAGACTGGCCTAATCCTGATTACATTTCACAGACACTGCACGTTATAGATTTCCTAGCTTCCAG GTATGCAAGGCATCCTGCTTTGCTGGGAATCGAGCTTTTAAATGAACCATCTGCAGCCGCAGTTCCATTGGATACTTTAGTTTCGTATTACAAACAAGGCTATCAAATTGTTCGGAAATACTCATCAGCCGCTTACGTAATAGTTTGCCAAAGAATTGGCAATGCGGACCCATTGGAACTTTATCAGGCTAACATAGACTCACATCATCTAGTGGTGGATTTGCATTATTACAATCTTTTTGATAATTTCTTTGTTAATATGAGTGCTGTGGACAATATGCAATTTATATACAAGAGCAGGGAAGCTCAATTACAGGCCCTCAACAGTGCAAACGGTCCACTTGTTCTTATCG GAGAGTGGGTGAATGAATGGAACGTGACAAATGGCTCTCAGACAGATTATCAAGACTTTGGGAGGGTTCAGTTAGAGGTTTATAATTTGGCTTCCTTCGGATGGGCATACTGGACACTGAAAAACGACAGACCACACTGGGATTTTGAAtggaacatcaagaacaattgTCTCCA GGAATTCGCCCAAAAACTGGAATGTTAA
- the LOC126603888 gene encoding probable glucan 1,3-beta-glucosidase A isoform X1 translates to MTSNNKNATFLFLNPANYKEPNPHHDSHFRNKISKQNHPFHVDSLDGLYILAFWMLLRPAFLMELVLTKWVCAFLLCCWLFVSGVYSVEGLRGDSKVRGVNLGGWLVVEGWIKPSLFDDIPNEDMLDGTQVQLKSVTLEKYVSAENGGGMNVSVDRDIASSWETFRLWRVSESEFQFRTLQGQFLTCDGEGCFFSATAEPPPTLGTFYIERNNNGRVHIRTINGTYLQATLQTQLTADYPGKPGWEDNAATFEITIVANTLHGDYQLTNGYGYSKAKDILKRHRNSFITVGDFSFLYRHGINTVRIPVGWWIAYDPDPPAPFIGGTLEALDNAFSWAQAYNIKCIIDLHAAPGSQNGMEHSASRDGSTDWPNPDYISQTLHVIDFLASRYARHPALLGIELLNEPSAAAVPLDTLVSYYKQGYQIVRKYSSAAYVIVCQRIGNADPLELYQANIDSHHLVVDLHYYNLFDNFFVNMSAVDNMQFIYKSREAQLQALNSANGPLVLIGEWVNEWNVTNGSQTDYQDFGRVQLEVYNLASFGWAYWTLKNDRPHWDFEWNIKNNCLQLGNSPKNWNVNGLVLLGSAYVSFYLHNIL, encoded by the exons ATGACAAGCAATAACAAAAATGCTACATTTCTTTTCCTAAATCCAGCCAATTACAAAGAACCGAACCCCCATCACGATTCACATTTCCGAAACAAAATCTCCAAGCAAAACCACCCTTTTCATGTGGACTCTTTAG ATGGGTTGTATATTTTGGCTTTCTGGATGCTTTTGAGGCCAGCATTCTTGATGGAACTTGTTCTTACCAAATGGGTATGCGCATTTCTACTGTGCTGTTGGCTCTTCGTTTCTGGAGTGTACTCAG TGGAGGGATTGCGTGGGGACTCTAAAGTGAGAGGGGTGAACTTGGGAGGGTGGTTGGTTGTGGAAGGTTGGATTAAGCCTTCACTTTTTGATGACATTCCCAATGAAGACATGCTG GATGGAACACAGGTACAGCTAAAGTCAGTCACCTTGGAGAAGTACGTCTCTGCTGAAAATGGTGGAGGGATGAATGTCTCAGTTGATAGAGATATTGCATCTTCATGGGAAACCTTTAGG TTATGGAGAGTTTCTGAGTCAGAATTTCAGTTTCGCACCTTGCAAGGACAGTTTCTAACATGTGATGGAGAAGGTTGCTTTTTTTCTGCAACTGCAGAACCACCTCCAACACTAGGAACCTTTTACATTGAAAGAAATAACAATGGTAGAGTTCACATCAGAACAATAAATGGCACATATTTGCAG GCTACACTGCAAACTCAGCTAACGGCAGACTATCCGGGGAAGCCAGGATGGGAAGATAATGCAGCCACATTTGAGATTACAATTGTTGCTAACACCTTGCATGGAGATTACCAGCTTACAAATGGATATGGATACAGTAAGGCCAAAGATATTCTTAAG AGGCATAGAAACAGTTTCATCACTGTAGGAGATTTCAGTTTTCTGTATAGACATGGAATAAATACTGTGCGGATTCCTGTTGGCTGGTGGATTGCTTATGATCCTGATCCTCCTGCACCATTTATCGGTGGAACTTTGGAAGCTCTAGATAATGCATTCTCGTGGGCACA AGCCTATAATATTAAGTGCATAATTGATCTTCACGCGGCTCCTGGATCCCAGAACGGGATGGAACATAGTGCTAGTAGAGATGGTTCGACAGACTGGCCTAATCCTGATTACATTTCACAGACACTGCACGTTATAGATTTCCTAGCTTCCAG GTATGCAAGGCATCCTGCTTTGCTGGGAATCGAGCTTTTAAATGAACCATCTGCAGCCGCAGTTCCATTGGATACTTTAGTTTCGTATTACAAACAAGGCTATCAAATTGTTCGGAAATACTCATCAGCCGCTTACGTAATAGTTTGCCAAAGAATTGGCAATGCGGACCCATTGGAACTTTATCAGGCTAACATAGACTCACATCATCTAGTGGTGGATTTGCATTATTACAATCTTTTTGATAATTTCTTTGTTAATATGAGTGCTGTGGACAATATGCAATTTATATACAAGAGCAGGGAAGCTCAATTACAGGCCCTCAACAGTGCAAACGGTCCACTTGTTCTTATCG GAGAGTGGGTGAATGAATGGAACGTGACAAATGGCTCTCAGACAGATTATCAAGACTTTGGGAGGGTTCAGTTAGAGGTTTATAATTTGGCTTCCTTCGGATGGGCATACTGGACACTGAAAAACGACAGACCACACTGGGATTTTGAAtggaacatcaagaacaattgTCTCCAGTTGG GGAATTCGCCCAAAAACTGGAATGTTAACGGTCTAGTGTTGCTTGGATCAGCATATGTATCATTCTATCTGCATAATATATTGTGA
- the LOC126603888 gene encoding probable glucan 1,3-beta-glucosidase A isoform X5 has translation MLLRPAFLMELVLTKWVCAFLLCCWLFVSGVYSVEGLRGDSKVRGVNLGGWLVVEGWIKPSLFDDIPNEDMLDGTQVQLKSVTLEKYVSAENGGGMNVSVDRDIASSWETFRLWRVSESEFQFRTLQGQFLTCDGEGCFFSATAEPPPTLGTFYIERNNNGRVHIRTINGTYLQATLQTQLTADYPGKPGWEDNAATFEITIVANTLHGDYQLTNGYGYSKAKDILKRHRNSFITVGDFSFLYRHGINTVRIPVGWWIAYDPDPPAPFIGGTLEALDNAFSWAQAYNIKCIIDLHAAPGSQNGMEHSASRDGSTDWPNPDYISQTLHVIDFLASRYARHPALLGIELLNEPSAAAVPLDTLVSYYKQGYQIVRKYSSAAYVIVCQRIGNADPLELYQANIDSHHLVVDLHYYNLFDNFFVNMSAVDNMQFIYKSREAQLQALNSANGPLVLIGEWVNEWNVTNGSQTDYQDFGRVQLEVYNLASFGWAYWTLKNDRPHWDFEWNIKNNCLQLGNSPKNWNVNGLVLLGSAYVSFYLHNIL, from the exons ATGCTTTTGAGGCCAGCATTCTTGATGGAACTTGTTCTTACCAAATGGGTATGCGCATTTCTACTGTGCTGTTGGCTCTTCGTTTCTGGAGTGTACTCAG TGGAGGGATTGCGTGGGGACTCTAAAGTGAGAGGGGTGAACTTGGGAGGGTGGTTGGTTGTGGAAGGTTGGATTAAGCCTTCACTTTTTGATGACATTCCCAATGAAGACATGCTG GATGGAACACAGGTACAGCTAAAGTCAGTCACCTTGGAGAAGTACGTCTCTGCTGAAAATGGTGGAGGGATGAATGTCTCAGTTGATAGAGATATTGCATCTTCATGGGAAACCTTTAGG TTATGGAGAGTTTCTGAGTCAGAATTTCAGTTTCGCACCTTGCAAGGACAGTTTCTAACATGTGATGGAGAAGGTTGCTTTTTTTCTGCAACTGCAGAACCACCTCCAACACTAGGAACCTTTTACATTGAAAGAAATAACAATGGTAGAGTTCACATCAGAACAATAAATGGCACATATTTGCAG GCTACACTGCAAACTCAGCTAACGGCAGACTATCCGGGGAAGCCAGGATGGGAAGATAATGCAGCCACATTTGAGATTACAATTGTTGCTAACACCTTGCATGGAGATTACCAGCTTACAAATGGATATGGATACAGTAAGGCCAAAGATATTCTTAAG AGGCATAGAAACAGTTTCATCACTGTAGGAGATTTCAGTTTTCTGTATAGACATGGAATAAATACTGTGCGGATTCCTGTTGGCTGGTGGATTGCTTATGATCCTGATCCTCCTGCACCATTTATCGGTGGAACTTTGGAAGCTCTAGATAATGCATTCTCGTGGGCACA AGCCTATAATATTAAGTGCATAATTGATCTTCACGCGGCTCCTGGATCCCAGAACGGGATGGAACATAGTGCTAGTAGAGATGGTTCGACAGACTGGCCTAATCCTGATTACATTTCACAGACACTGCACGTTATAGATTTCCTAGCTTCCAG GTATGCAAGGCATCCTGCTTTGCTGGGAATCGAGCTTTTAAATGAACCATCTGCAGCCGCAGTTCCATTGGATACTTTAGTTTCGTATTACAAACAAGGCTATCAAATTGTTCGGAAATACTCATCAGCCGCTTACGTAATAGTTTGCCAAAGAATTGGCAATGCGGACCCATTGGAACTTTATCAGGCTAACATAGACTCACATCATCTAGTGGTGGATTTGCATTATTACAATCTTTTTGATAATTTCTTTGTTAATATGAGTGCTGTGGACAATATGCAATTTATATACAAGAGCAGGGAAGCTCAATTACAGGCCCTCAACAGTGCAAACGGTCCACTTGTTCTTATCG GAGAGTGGGTGAATGAATGGAACGTGACAAATGGCTCTCAGACAGATTATCAAGACTTTGGGAGGGTTCAGTTAGAGGTTTATAATTTGGCTTCCTTCGGATGGGCATACTGGACACTGAAAAACGACAGACCACACTGGGATTTTGAAtggaacatcaagaacaattgTCTCCAGTTGG GGAATTCGCCCAAAAACTGGAATGTTAACGGTCTAGTGTTGCTTGGATCAGCATATGTATCATTCTATCTGCATAATATATTGTGA
- the LOC126603888 gene encoding probable glucan 1,3-beta-glucosidase A isoform X4 produces the protein MTSNNKNATFLFLNPANYKEPNPHHDSHFRNKISKQNHPFHVDSLDGLYILAFWMLLRPAFLMELVLTKWVCAFLLCCWLFVSGVYSVEGLRGDSKVRGVNLGGWLVVEGWIKPSLFDDIPNEDMLLWRVSESEFQFRTLQGQFLTCDGEGCFFSATAEPPPTLGTFYIERNNNGRVHIRTINGTYLQATLQTQLTADYPGKPGWEDNAATFEITIVANTLHGDYQLTNGYGYSKAKDILKRHRNSFITVGDFSFLYRHGINTVRIPVGWWIAYDPDPPAPFIGGTLEALDNAFSWAQAYNIKCIIDLHAAPGSQNGMEHSASRDGSTDWPNPDYISQTLHVIDFLASRYARHPALLGIELLNEPSAAAVPLDTLVSYYKQGYQIVRKYSSAAYVIVCQRIGNADPLELYQANIDSHHLVVDLHYYNLFDNFFVNMSAVDNMQFIYKSREAQLQALNSANGPLVLIGEWVNEWNVTNGSQTDYQDFGRVQLEVYNLASFGWAYWTLKNDRPHWDFEWNIKNNCLQLGNSPKNWNVNGLVLLGSAYVSFYLHNIL, from the exons ATGACAAGCAATAACAAAAATGCTACATTTCTTTTCCTAAATCCAGCCAATTACAAAGAACCGAACCCCCATCACGATTCACATTTCCGAAACAAAATCTCCAAGCAAAACCACCCTTTTCATGTGGACTCTTTAG ATGGGTTGTATATTTTGGCTTTCTGGATGCTTTTGAGGCCAGCATTCTTGATGGAACTTGTTCTTACCAAATGGGTATGCGCATTTCTACTGTGCTGTTGGCTCTTCGTTTCTGGAGTGTACTCAG TGGAGGGATTGCGTGGGGACTCTAAAGTGAGAGGGGTGAACTTGGGAGGGTGGTTGGTTGTGGAAGGTTGGATTAAGCCTTCACTTTTTGATGACATTCCCAATGAAGACATGCTG TTATGGAGAGTTTCTGAGTCAGAATTTCAGTTTCGCACCTTGCAAGGACAGTTTCTAACATGTGATGGAGAAGGTTGCTTTTTTTCTGCAACTGCAGAACCACCTCCAACACTAGGAACCTTTTACATTGAAAGAAATAACAATGGTAGAGTTCACATCAGAACAATAAATGGCACATATTTGCAG GCTACACTGCAAACTCAGCTAACGGCAGACTATCCGGGGAAGCCAGGATGGGAAGATAATGCAGCCACATTTGAGATTACAATTGTTGCTAACACCTTGCATGGAGATTACCAGCTTACAAATGGATATGGATACAGTAAGGCCAAAGATATTCTTAAG AGGCATAGAAACAGTTTCATCACTGTAGGAGATTTCAGTTTTCTGTATAGACATGGAATAAATACTGTGCGGATTCCTGTTGGCTGGTGGATTGCTTATGATCCTGATCCTCCTGCACCATTTATCGGTGGAACTTTGGAAGCTCTAGATAATGCATTCTCGTGGGCACA AGCCTATAATATTAAGTGCATAATTGATCTTCACGCGGCTCCTGGATCCCAGAACGGGATGGAACATAGTGCTAGTAGAGATGGTTCGACAGACTGGCCTAATCCTGATTACATTTCACAGACACTGCACGTTATAGATTTCCTAGCTTCCAG GTATGCAAGGCATCCTGCTTTGCTGGGAATCGAGCTTTTAAATGAACCATCTGCAGCCGCAGTTCCATTGGATACTTTAGTTTCGTATTACAAACAAGGCTATCAAATTGTTCGGAAATACTCATCAGCCGCTTACGTAATAGTTTGCCAAAGAATTGGCAATGCGGACCCATTGGAACTTTATCAGGCTAACATAGACTCACATCATCTAGTGGTGGATTTGCATTATTACAATCTTTTTGATAATTTCTTTGTTAATATGAGTGCTGTGGACAATATGCAATTTATATACAAGAGCAGGGAAGCTCAATTACAGGCCCTCAACAGTGCAAACGGTCCACTTGTTCTTATCG GAGAGTGGGTGAATGAATGGAACGTGACAAATGGCTCTCAGACAGATTATCAAGACTTTGGGAGGGTTCAGTTAGAGGTTTATAATTTGGCTTCCTTCGGATGGGCATACTGGACACTGAAAAACGACAGACCACACTGGGATTTTGAAtggaacatcaagaacaattgTCTCCAGTTGG GGAATTCGCCCAAAAACTGGAATGTTAACGGTCTAGTGTTGCTTGGATCAGCATATGTATCATTCTATCTGCATAATATATTGTGA
- the LOC126603888 gene encoding probable glucan 1,3-beta-glucosidase A isoform X3: protein MQSSDICTCLQDGLYILAFWMLLRPAFLMELVLTKWVCAFLLCCWLFVSGVYSVEGLRGDSKVRGVNLGGWLVVEGWIKPSLFDDIPNEDMLDGTQVQLKSVTLEKYVSAENGGGMNVSVDRDIASSWETFRLWRVSESEFQFRTLQGQFLTCDGEGCFFSATAEPPPTLGTFYIERNNNGRVHIRTINGTYLQATLQTQLTADYPGKPGWEDNAATFEITIVANTLHGDYQLTNGYGYSKAKDILKRHRNSFITVGDFSFLYRHGINTVRIPVGWWIAYDPDPPAPFIGGTLEALDNAFSWAQAYNIKCIIDLHAAPGSQNGMEHSASRDGSTDWPNPDYISQTLHVIDFLASRYARHPALLGIELLNEPSAAAVPLDTLVSYYKQGYQIVRKYSSAAYVIVCQRIGNADPLELYQANIDSHHLVVDLHYYNLFDNFFVNMSAVDNMQFIYKSREAQLQALNSANGPLVLIGEWVNEWNVTNGSQTDYQDFGRVQLEVYNLASFGWAYWTLKNDRPHWDFEWNIKNNCLQLGNSPKNWNVNGLVLLGSAYVSFYLHNIL from the exons ATGCAATCTAGTGATATTTGTACTTGCCTACAAG ATGGGTTGTATATTTTGGCTTTCTGGATGCTTTTGAGGCCAGCATTCTTGATGGAACTTGTTCTTACCAAATGGGTATGCGCATTTCTACTGTGCTGTTGGCTCTTCGTTTCTGGAGTGTACTCAG TGGAGGGATTGCGTGGGGACTCTAAAGTGAGAGGGGTGAACTTGGGAGGGTGGTTGGTTGTGGAAGGTTGGATTAAGCCTTCACTTTTTGATGACATTCCCAATGAAGACATGCTG GATGGAACACAGGTACAGCTAAAGTCAGTCACCTTGGAGAAGTACGTCTCTGCTGAAAATGGTGGAGGGATGAATGTCTCAGTTGATAGAGATATTGCATCTTCATGGGAAACCTTTAGG TTATGGAGAGTTTCTGAGTCAGAATTTCAGTTTCGCACCTTGCAAGGACAGTTTCTAACATGTGATGGAGAAGGTTGCTTTTTTTCTGCAACTGCAGAACCACCTCCAACACTAGGAACCTTTTACATTGAAAGAAATAACAATGGTAGAGTTCACATCAGAACAATAAATGGCACATATTTGCAG GCTACACTGCAAACTCAGCTAACGGCAGACTATCCGGGGAAGCCAGGATGGGAAGATAATGCAGCCACATTTGAGATTACAATTGTTGCTAACACCTTGCATGGAGATTACCAGCTTACAAATGGATATGGATACAGTAAGGCCAAAGATATTCTTAAG AGGCATAGAAACAGTTTCATCACTGTAGGAGATTTCAGTTTTCTGTATAGACATGGAATAAATACTGTGCGGATTCCTGTTGGCTGGTGGATTGCTTATGATCCTGATCCTCCTGCACCATTTATCGGTGGAACTTTGGAAGCTCTAGATAATGCATTCTCGTGGGCACA AGCCTATAATATTAAGTGCATAATTGATCTTCACGCGGCTCCTGGATCCCAGAACGGGATGGAACATAGTGCTAGTAGAGATGGTTCGACAGACTGGCCTAATCCTGATTACATTTCACAGACACTGCACGTTATAGATTTCCTAGCTTCCAG GTATGCAAGGCATCCTGCTTTGCTGGGAATCGAGCTTTTAAATGAACCATCTGCAGCCGCAGTTCCATTGGATACTTTAGTTTCGTATTACAAACAAGGCTATCAAATTGTTCGGAAATACTCATCAGCCGCTTACGTAATAGTTTGCCAAAGAATTGGCAATGCGGACCCATTGGAACTTTATCAGGCTAACATAGACTCACATCATCTAGTGGTGGATTTGCATTATTACAATCTTTTTGATAATTTCTTTGTTAATATGAGTGCTGTGGACAATATGCAATTTATATACAAGAGCAGGGAAGCTCAATTACAGGCCCTCAACAGTGCAAACGGTCCACTTGTTCTTATCG GAGAGTGGGTGAATGAATGGAACGTGACAAATGGCTCTCAGACAGATTATCAAGACTTTGGGAGGGTTCAGTTAGAGGTTTATAATTTGGCTTCCTTCGGATGGGCATACTGGACACTGAAAAACGACAGACCACACTGGGATTTTGAAtggaacatcaagaacaattgTCTCCAGTTGG GGAATTCGCCCAAAAACTGGAATGTTAACGGTCTAGTGTTGCTTGGATCAGCATATGTATCATTCTATCTGCATAATATATTGTGA